The window GACTCAAACTCAAAATCTCAAGCAACCTATGTCGCCATACTTACCACTTGACATAAATCACTTCGAGAGAAAAAAACATAGGAGAGGAAAGACAAGAGAGATGGTGGCACGCATaggaaagagaagaaacaaaTGTCGATAGTTGCGGATAAAATTGAAATCAAATGCATTTTTTAAGAAGAATAAAACTTATGTGCATCTTTTAGACATTTTCAAACTTCAAAGACACCCTTTGAAAAATTGCCTCATTTTTAATGTAGGTGTAAGTATGATATTATTTTACTCAAATTTAAGTCCTACTAACTTAAACCAACATTCGACCTTGCCTACATGAGATAACAACAAACACAACCTCCGAAGAAGCATCAACGATCGATCATCGGAAATAAACACCATACGCTTCGTCATACACTTGGTCACATCAACGATCGATCAAGAAACATATGACCTTTTCTCAGTCCACATTTTCCGGATTGAACCTATCGACAACATACAGATACCATTGTTTTTTCCGCACCGAGGTGAGCCCCCTAATGACCAtaaaaaaactttatattatttctttcctctacctATTGATTTCTACACCCCCAACTATCCAGCAAACAATTTAGCTTCAGAGAGAATTTGATGCCCAATGTCATTCCATGGTTTGGAGCCGTTACAGGGGCTTTCTCGTCGGCAGATGAACACAGACAGCTTATGTGTGCTCTCTAAATCCTCCTATGTTCGGCCTGATGCTCGTTGCGTCCAACCGATAGCTTTTTCTGGGAGGAGCAAGGCCGGTAACCTTCCGAAATGAAAAATGTGCAAGTGACTCAGTTCGATGTTTCCATCGTATGAAAGTTCATGTTAGACTTGTCAAAACCTTAAAACTCCTATGTAAAACGCAAAACAGGATCTTACATTTCCAGTGCGATGGATAAGACTTGCGAGAAGCTCATCATTTACAAATACTTGCAAAGTAGGCATCTGTCTCATAGATCCAGGAAATTTGTCCAATGTCGAAGACATTGCACTTATTCTGCAAGTAGTAGGGGTGACACTTTACGAATTATCATAATTCGCACAATGTAATCTCATACGATGAAAGTGATcgaagaagagggagaagaggcaACTCACCTATCATTGACGATCGAGATGTTATTTTTCACATAACGAAATATGTTAACGTTCTCCTCTAACTGCAACGTCAAGAATGTACACACTTAGTAACCGAAAAGTATAGATAATGAACAAATAAGAACCACAAAGAACTAGAGTTTCTCATATCCTTTGGCAAACAAGTAGATTATTCAACTAATTAGCTAGTTACCAAGGGATTATTAAACCATAAAATCTCAAAAATCATCAACACATTGATGTAACACTACGATTTACGTATCTTAATTAAATGCTTAGGAGCATCTCTAAGAATACAAATTTCCGAAGTCATTTGTTTACTTGGGTGGATGAGTAGGATGGAAGAGGAAAGTAGCCATTACGACCAGGAATACGATTGGACTAATATATTCCACCAAAAAAAATGTGACTCGAAGACTCAAATCATAGAAAAGCAACAATTACAAAAGGATAAGAAAACATACCGTGCCTCGGTTAATATTTTTTACAATTTCGTCCATAACTTTATCATTTTCATCCAAAATACGCTCTAAAGAGGGAGCTGTATGACAAGGAAGAAACATATAATGACAAACTAAAAAGAGAGAAGACAACATAACACTagttaagaaaaaaaacaaagtgaAACGATAATCAAAACACGTGAATAGCTTATTCAATTTCCTATGAATTTTCATCGTATAAGTATTATTAAATCGGTTAACAAAAATGAACACCGAATGTCAATTTCAATGGAATTATTATTCCTTAATGGTTCTTTAACTTTTTCTCACTCTCCAAAGAATATCTATTTCTACTCTATCTAATTTTCCAAGAATACATATTTTGAACACACACGGTGGACCAAGCGGGCCATGCAGGCTAGGTGGATAGGGCAAGTATAGTGAACCTAGCAAACTAGGTCGGACCAAACAAACCGAGCAAGTTGGCTAAGCCAATGGATGTGCCGAACTTTTACCAACCAAACGTAGAAATGAAATGATTCATTCAATTCTATTCAATGAACCAAACTAAAGAATACAATATTCCTATTATGTCTCTTATCCATTCCATTCCATCAAGTATGAACTAAATATACAGTTACTGGATAACTAGAGGGGAGTATGGAACGAGGCATAACATTTTCAAAAATGGCATAACACGATCAACTAAAGCTAATTAGAGTTCAAGAAAATCATGCAACCATTATAGTATCAAAAGCAGAAACAAGCGAATCTGATACAAGGTGCAACCGATCGGCGTTAAGTATATCACAAGCTATTTAGACTAAATAAGAAAGAGTTAAAAGCAACAAGTCTTAGTATGTTGTGCAAAAATTTCAGGATATGACTCGAGTGCTCCAAAACTAACCTTCGGATGGTATAATATCCTGGATCTTCATACGATTCCCTGAAAGCAATCTAGGAGCCCTGGAAATATTGGCTGCTGAGGGAGCACCGCCGATCTTATCCTAAAGTGTTAGAAGAACACtgataaaaatcataaattgttGAAGGAACCAATAAGCTATAACTAATTTTAGGAATGCAAACAAGCTTATAAGCTTAATTGTGAAACCGCTATCAAGATAAAGTTGAAAGATTCAGTTGCTATAATTCTCTCCTAATGTTTGTACATGTTTATGAATAAAAACATTTTACCTAAAGGCATAATCACATTACATTTCGATCGCATGTAAATAAGCGGGATAGGGATGGCAGTGGATTGGGTATTATCTAGATCACATTGGATTAAATATATGCCACTAAACCTGTTTCGATACCTGCTTTGGATGATAAACATGTACATGTCGTAAACAAACATAAACAAGACCCAAACCTGATTATTAAGCATAATTTGGTACCCGAACATGAATTAAATAGGTCGGGTATGCATGAATACCAGATTATCATGTGACTGAGTCTTCTGTTTTATTAAAAGCTGATGAGAAACTCATTAGCATTTAACACAATTCCTATGACCAATATATGCAAACTGGCACACAAGAGAATTGATTATTGGAAAACAATTATCAGATGAAAACATGTCGAAGAGTTACCTGCATATCTTTTGCCTTTCTTGCTGTATGAAATTCTTTCGTCTTCTGTCTTTTTCCATTTTCCTTGTGCTGCAAGAGAGATCAATGTGTTGGTGGAGAGATAAAATAGATAAAAGGATGCCTAATGATCTTTTAGCACTAATAACAATAACGTGTCTTTAATCGTATGGTCTCTAAGTTGATACCTCCAGGTTTGAGGATTCATTGATCAACACAAGCCAGAGGAAAGTGCATTCAACTTTATTTTATCGTTGTATTAAAACAGATAATTACTTGGACATTAGACGTATATTGTTgttcataaataaattttgttgtAGAAAAAGATGATTGATTGAACTAACAATCTATATCGGACATAGACAAAGAAAGCAAACTTTAA is drawn from Zingiber officinale cultivar Zhangliang chromosome 1B, Zo_v1.1, whole genome shotgun sequence and contains these coding sequences:
- the LOC121971348 gene encoding uncharacterized protein LOC121971348 — translated: MVSFQSGARNSSRGLSPDEVCSLGGNNSMVGMFNSLGSGLINHMDATTSVQYSAGSMLREPVPGFTHVSGSPAYWLQEEIEILHIGLIKYSHLVGIRKYTMISFMLPKKTIRDVALRCQWITHKENGKRQKTKEFHTARKAKDMQDKIGGAPSAANISRAPRLLSGNRMKIQDIIPSEAPSLERILDENDKVMDEIVKNINRGTLEENVNIFRYVKNNISIVNDRISAMSSTLDKFPGSMRQMPTLQVFVNDELLASLIHRTGNVTGLAPPRKSYRLDATSIRPNIGGFREHT